The following nucleotide sequence is from Acetobacteroides hydrogenigenes.
TCTTCATCTCGCCATGAGTTAGCGTTGGACCATCTTCTACGATAAGGCAACGCTTTCCGCGGATTAATTCTGGTTTATCAACCTGAATAGGAGATGCAGCATCTACCACAATAGCGTTAGGGTTTACCTTACGGATGCTCTCTCGTACCGTCTGAATTCCTTCGGGAGATGCCGAATCCATCTTGTTTATAACTACAGCATCCGCCATCCTAAGGTTTACCTCACCAGGATAGTAGCTCAGCTCGTTCCCAGGACGGTGGGGATCGGCCACAGTTATCGTAAGGTCGGGCTTGTAGAAGGCAAAGTCGTTATTGCCACCATCCCAGAGTATAACGTCGCAACCATCAGGATCATTCTCGGCCGCGCGAAGTATGGCCTCGTAGTCTACCCCTGCGTAGATAACATTACCACGTACAACATGAGGTTCATACTCCTCCATTTCCTCTACGGTACACTTGTGCTTTTTCAGATCTTCAACCTTAGCAAAACGCTGAACCTTTTGCTCCACAAGATTTCCATAGGGCATTGGGTGACGAACAGCAACAACCTTCAAGCCTTTAGCCATTAGGTACTCAACTACCTTCCTCGATGTTTGAGATTTTCCGCATCCCGTACGCGTGGCAACTACTGCAATAACCGGCTTTGTACTTTTAATCATCGTATCCTTTGGTCCTAAAAGCATAAAGTTTGCCCCATTTGCGTTAACAAGGGCGCTCATGGCCATCACTCTCAAATAGGGAACATCGCTATAGGAGAACACGCAATCGTCTACCTTTAAATCCTTGATTAGCGAAGGAAGATCCTGCTCTTGATAAATAGGAATTCCGTTAGGATAAAGTCTCCCTGCCAATTCAGATGGATACATTCGACCATCAATGTCTGGAATTTGAGCAGCAGTAAAAGCAACTACATTATACTGCTCGTTTTCGCGAAAGAATGTGTTGAAGTTATGAAAGTCTCTACCGGCGGCGCCGATAATTACTGCATTTCGTTTGATCATGGTTAAGACCTCCTTTTCTTTTGATGTAAGTTTTAAACTAAGCTTAAATATAATCTTTTTTAACTTTAAAAATGTTTTTTACTATTTTTTTTTGATCAAACGGCAAACTTATCCATTTTTTCGCCACAATGACGTTAGATAGAAGGGGTATCCTGCCACTGCGTTCCCTAATTCGACCTCTACCGCTATACTTGCTTCTCCGTATTATAGTTCGATTGCATACGTAAAGTAAAGACCGTTCCTCCAAAGGAGAGGTGTCAAGACATGAGGTTGAGCCGAAGACAGCATAAACCAGCAAATTCCCCCTATATCAAGCCGTATGAAAGGATGCGACACCAGCGCCTACAAGCAGCAAACATCAGAGTGCAACAAGAAATTGCCCATTGACGAATAGGTTCAGAAAAAGGAACGTTTTACTCGAATCGAGAGGAATCGAACTTTAGAAGAATAAATAGGAGCATGGAGAACGACCACAGCGACGATCCCCCATAGCTAATAAAAGGTAACGGAATCCCGATTACAGGCGCCAGACCAATTGTCATGCCCACATTAATGGCAAAGTGAAAGAAAAAGATGGAAAGAACTCCGTAGCCAAATATTCGGGCAAACGATTCGCGCTGCCGATCGGCAATAAGCATAATCCGGAAAAGCAGCAACGTAAATAGCCCCACAATAACGGCAGATCCGACAAAGCCCCACTCCTCTCCAATGGTGCAAAAAATAAAGTCGGTGCTTTGCTCTGGAACAAAGTTGTACTTAGTTTGGGTACCCTGCAAGAATCCCTTTCCAACAAAGCCGCCCGAACCAATGGCTATCTTACTTTGATTTACATTGTACCCCCATCCCAACGGATCGCTTTCGATGCCCAACAGGTCATTGATGCGTTTTTGCTGGTGAATTGCCAGCACCTTATTAAAGACGTAATCGACAGAATAGTTAATACCTATGGAACCGAGTAATATCACTACAATAACCCACAAGCGCTTGATATGCCTAGCAAAGCCTACCACAAGCATTACCAGAGCAACCAGAACTGTCGAACCTGCTATAAAGTAGTAGAGATCAACCTCAGCGCCAACCTGAAGCGCTAAAGTGTACCCCAAGGCAGACAATCCGGCAACAATTAACCCAAGGAAAACCGCAGTTTTCATTCGGCGATAGGCATAGCCCGCAATGGCTAGCGCCGTTACGGCAAGCGCCATCACCACGTACACCTTGTCGAAAAGCAGCGAAAAGATAAAAAGTACGGCAGCAGATATAGTAACGGCGAGCACCCAACCCGGCATACCCTCCTTATAGAATAGCAGAATTAACGAGCAGTAAACCAGCATCGACCCCGTATCGTGCTGAAGCATGATGAGCAGTACGGGAGGAAGCACTACTGCAGCAGCCTTCAAGTAGCCTCTAAACGTATTCAGAACAAAGTTGTACGAGCACATCACCCGAGCAAGTAGAAGCACGGTAGAAACCTTGGCAAACTCTGCTGGTTGGATTCGCAATCCCCCCAACTCGAACCAGCATCGCTGGCCATTCACCTCCTTACCCGCAACAAGAACCAGAATCAGCAAGAATATAGTAAACCCATAAAATATTTCCGAGAATGCGTAGAATAAGCGAGTATCGAGCAACATTATCACCGAAGCAATAACAAGCGCAGCAGCAATCCATAAAAGCTGCATACCGTACTTTTGCGAGAAGTCAAAAATACTTGCATGCTCCTCGTTATAAACAGCAGCATAGATGTTAATCCACCCAAAGAAAACAAGGAAAAGGTATATCAGTATCGTTACCCAATCAAGCTTTCCAGTTGTTGTATTACCACTATTTCTCACGCTTCTACTTATTATTAGTTGATGTACGCTTTATGCTAGGAAACACTCCAGGCTTTTTCGATTCACCTTTGGGCATTTTTCGACGATCCTCTGAAGACGAGGCTGCAGGCCTCGCCGCATTTTTCAGCGAATCGGACTTTGCCTTCTTCGCCCTTTCCTTTGCCTCCTTGGCCGCCTTTTGTGCTGCAAATACGTATTTTAGTTCAGTTGTAAGATCCATATTCACTATACGATCCTCTAGAGGTTTTCGTGTAACGGAATCCTTTAAATACTTTTCAATCATAAGGCTCGCGATAGGCGCAGCATAGGTTGCCCCAAAACCGGCATTCTCTACATACACTGCAATTGCAATTTTAGGATTATCTTTTGGAGCAAATGCAACAAAAACAGAGTGATCCTTCTTTGTTCCTGTAGGGTTCTGTGCAGTTCCTGTCTTTCCACAAACCTCAATACCTGGGATGTCGGCTATACGAGAGGTCCCTCCTGTAACAGACATTCGCATCCCTTCAACAGCTACATTAAAGTAAGATGGGCTTATCCCTATATAGTTTTTTGTTCTAAACCTCTTATCAATCTGCTGCCCTTCTATATCTTTCACAGCATGAGGAATGATGTAGTATCCCCTATTAGCAATTGTTGCCACCATATTAGCAATTTGAATAGGAGTTGTCCCTAACTCGCCCTGTCCAATTCCCATCGAAACAATTGTATAGCCATTCCATCTCCCGTTATGGAGTTTATCGAAATATTCGGGCTTTTTCACTATCCCCGTTTTCTCGTAGTTTAGGTCCGTATTGAGATGCCTTCCAAATCCAAACTGGGTTAGGTAGTTTTTCCACACCTCGTAAGCTTTATGCGGCGAACCATACTTGGGGCTATTGATAATATTTACGTACTCTCTACTAAAAAAAGTATTACATGAAACCTGAATGGCACCATACACATTAACTGGAGATGCATGAGGGTGACATTTTAATACACGCCCACCATAGGCAAATCCACCACCGCAGCCATAAGCGGTGTGCTCATCTATAATACCTTCCTGCAAACCTATTAATGCATTAACCAGCTTAAAGGTTGATCCAGGAGGATACATTGCTTGAGTTGCACGATTAAACATCGGGTTAAGCGGATCGAGCGCAAGTCTTGCCCAATTTTTTCTTCGGTTGCGCCCCGTCAGATCGGTAGGATCATAATCTGGACCCGACACCATTGCCAATATTTCTCCAGAAGATGGTTCAATAGCAACAATACTCCCCACCTTATTAGACATCAACCTCTCTCCATACGCTTGCAATTTGGCATCAATCGTGGCAACAATATTTTTACCAAGTATTGCTAAAGTATCAAAGCGCCCATTTTGGTATGAGCCCTTAATGCGATTATGCACATCTACCAGCGAAATGGTAACCCCCTTACGTCCTCGTAAAACTTCTTCATAAGCCTTCTCAAGACCAGCGATTCCAATATAATCGCCCATTTTATAGTAAGGATCTTTCGAAATAATCTTATCGTTAACTTCTCCTACATACCCCAATAAATTACCAGCAATCTTCAATGGATAGGTTCTCAAAGTACGGGGCTGAACATAAAACCCAGGATACTTATACAAACGCTCTTGAAGTTTTGCATAGGTAAAAGCAGAAATCTGCTTTGCAAACACATATGGACGATAGTAAGAATCTTGCTTTGCTAATTTTAAGGTTTCCCTAATCTGCTCAATCGGAACATTTAAGATTGCAGACAACTCTGTAGTATCAAACGCCTTTAACTGCTGAGAAATTACCATCAAATCGTATGCCGCTTCATTACAAACTAAGAGTTCTCCATTCCGGTCATAGATTAGCCCTCGAGATGGGTATTGAGTAATGTAACGCAGCACGTTATTGGATGCTGTTACCTTATATGAGGGATCTAAAACTTGTATATAAAAAAGACGAAGGGTAATTACAACTGACACTACGACAATCATAATTGCAAGTACGTACTTCCTGTTGAAGCCACCGATAATCATTACTTAAAAAACTCCTATTTCTGTTTTGAAAATGCGTATTCGGTAAGTATAACAAAGAACAAGGTTAGCACGCTGCTAAGTAAAATCCTTATAATAGTTGTTCCGTAATTTTCGAAAGTGAAGGACTCCAGCGTAAATAAAACCCAATGGTGAATAACGATCAAAAAACCGGAATAGCGAACAAACCAAGCCAGCCCATAGGTTGCTATAGTGGGAACAAGTTCTTGCTCAAAGTCTTCGCGCGAGGTAAAAATCGAAAGAACATAAGGTCGAAGGTAGCCTATTAACGTACATGCTGCTGAATGCAGTCCCAACGTTCCTGACAACAGGTCTATTGTAGCGCCTAAAACAAACGAAAGCAACAGCAGCAATGACTTGTTGAGGGTAAAAGGTAGTATCAGAATAAAAAGAACGTAAACATAGGGGTTCATGTACGTATTAAGCTCGATATTATTAAAAACGAACTGCTGCACAAGAACAAGCGCAATAAAAATAAAAGTATACTTTAAAAGATTATTCTTCATTGGAAATAGCGCTTTCTATTGTTTCTTTTTCGGTCTTTCTAAAGTCTGAGATTACATGAACATAGCGCAATCTTTTAAAGTCGCATTTCAAACGCACCTTCAGCTGAAAGAAGTTCCCTCCCTGAACTTTATAAGAATCAACAACTCCAATGAAGACTCCTTCTGGAAATATCGTGGAGTAGCCTGTGGTTTCAATCGTATCGCCTATTTTGATCTTTGCCTGCTGGGGTATGTCGGAAAGATTCATAAACCGAGCATCTTTGCCATCCCAAGAAAGAGATCCAAAATAGCCCGAACGCTTAAGCCTAGCACTAACCTTAAAGTTTAGGTTAAGCATAGACACTACAGTCGCATAATTCTTAGAAGTCGATAAAACAACCCCAACTATACCATCGCTTGAAAGAACCCCCATCTCTGGACGAACGCCTTGCCCCCTCCCCCTATTTAGAGTAATGTAGTTGTGCTGCTTGCTAGTGGAGTTGTTAACAACATCAGCCATTATGTAACTATACCTAAGTCCACGTGTAGAGTCAATGCTGGACTTCTTAACCAAAGTATCTTTTGACAGATACCAGTCTAACTGATTTTTAAGCCGTGCGTTCTCTTCTGCCAAAGAGGCGTTTATCTCCTTAAGATGAAGGTACTGCAAAAAACTAGTGATATGACCATTAATAACGTTGGTCATATCACTAGTATAGCTTACAACTTTTGCTCTTTGAAAGTAGGATCCATTTACCAACAAGGAAAAAGATAAAACCTCAAATAGCAAAAAAAGAAATATTACTTGATACTTTATTAAGAACCTCAGCAAATTACCCATAGCTCAGTAGAAGATCTATCTCATCAAGAATGAGAATCTTGTAACGTTCTTTAGTGCAACGCTAGTACCTCTTGCTACTGCATGAAGAGGATCATCTGCAACATGGAATGGAATGTTTATCTTATCGGTAAGACGCTTGTCTAAGCCTTTAAGTAGTGCACCTCCACCCGCCAAGTATATTCCACGGTTTACAATGTCTGCGTAGAGTTCAGGTGGGGTTTTCTCCAATACTTCTAGAATTGCAGTTTCAATCTTCATAATAGACTTATCAAGACAATGTGCTATTTCTTGGTATGAAACTGGCACTTCAATAGGAAGAGCAGTCATAATATTTGGACCACGAACGATAAAATCCTCGGGAGCCTTTTCGAGTTCAGGCAGCGCCGACCCAACAGCAATCTTGATGTCTTCTGCAGTACGTTCTCCCACCTTAATATTATGCTGATAGCGCATGTAAGCCTGAATATCCGAAGTAAATCCATCACCAGCAACACGAATACTCTTGTTACATACAATACCACCAAGGGCAATAACGGCTATCTCGGTTGTTCCGCCTCCGATATCTACAACCATACATCCTTCTGGTGCTTCGACGTCTAATCCAATACCAATTGCGGCCGCCATTGGCTCATAGATCATGTACACATCGCGACCACCAGCATGCTCAGCAGAGTCGCGCACAGCACGAACCTCCACCTCGGTTGATCCCGAAGGGATACAAACCACAATACGAAGATTGTTGGGGAATAGCTTACTACGATGGTTGATCATCTTGATCATCCCACGAATCATCATTTCTGCAGCCTTAAAGTCTGCGATCACACCATCGCGCAGAGGGCGGATTGTCTTAATGTTTTCGTGGGTTTTACCATGCATTTGTCGGGCAGACTCCCCAATCCCCACCAATCGACCAGTATTCTGATCAATGGCAACAATCGAAGGCTCGTCTACCACGATCTTATCGTTATAGTAGATAATGGTATTAGCAGTACCTAGGTCTATAGCGATTTCAGGTGTTAGAAATGAAAACAAACCCATATTTTACTTTCTTTATATTGTTCAAATTAATGTTTGAAATGGCGTACTCCGGTAAATACCATAGCAAGTCCGTTAGCATCACAGTATTCTATAGAATCGCTATCGCGAACTGAACCACCCGGTTGAATAATCGAAACAATTCCTTCCTTATGTGCTATTTCAACACTATCCGCAAACGGGAAGAATGCATCTGATGCAAGTACAGCTCCTTCTAACGAAAAACCAAATGTTTTAGCTTTTTCTACAGCTTGTTTTAGAGCATCAACACGAGAAGTTTGACCAACTCCAGATGCTAGCAGCTGCCCATCCTTAGCCAACACAATAGCATTCGACTTAGAGTGCTTAACAATTTTATTTGCAAAGATTAAATCGTCAATATCTTTATTCGAAGGCGCAACACGAGTTACAACCTTTAGGTCCTCCTTTTCTTCAATTGCGGTATCGCGCTGCTGAGCGACTGCCCCATTTAGCAACGAACGATACTGAAGTTTTGGTAAATCAAACGATTTGGCGACAAGGATTATTCTATTTTTCTTCGATTTTAAAAGGTTAATCGCCTCCGAATCAAAACTTGGAGCAATTATAACCTCAAAAAAGAGCTTGTTTATTTCGTCAGCACATGCCAATGAAATACCTCTATTTGCAATGAGCACCCCTCCATATGCAGAAACAGGATCGCATGCCAATGCATCCACGTAAGCCTTTTCAACGGAATCACGAGTTGCCAATCCACATGCATTATTGTGCTTCAGAATAGCAAAAGTTGGCTCAGAGAACTCGTTAATCAAACCTATAGCAGCATCAATATCGAGCATATTATTATACGACACCTCTTTGCCATTAAGCTGCTCGAACATATCAGCAAAACTACCAAAGAAAGCTGCTTTTTGATGTGGGTTTTCTCCGTAACGAAGTGGTTTTCCCTGCTCTAGGGTCTGCGTAAACACAGGTAAGCCAAACTCACCATTGAAATAAGAGAAAATAGCCGTATCATAATGAGAAGACACATTAAAAGCCATAGCAGCAAACTTACGGCGCTGCTCGTAGGTGGTTTCTCCTCCATTCACCAGAATTTCATGCAACTCCTCATATTGATTACGAGATGCAACTATAACTACATCCTTATGATTTTTAGCAGCAGCACGAATAAGGGAAATACCTCCTATGTCTATTTTCTCAATAATATCCTGATCGGGAGCTCCAGAAGCAACCGTTTCCTCGAAGGGATAAAGATCTACAATAACAAGATCTACTTCAGGTATTTGATACTCGGCTAATTGTTCAACATCGGTTGGATTATCACGACGAGCTAAAATTCCGCCAAAAACCTTAGGATGAAGGGTTTTAACCCGTCCCCCTAAAATAGAAGGATAGGTTGTAAGAGATTCTACAGATTGTGCTTCAACACCCAACTCTGTAATAAAAGAGAGAGTACCTCCAGTCGAATAGATCTTAACCCCCAGTTTCGACAACTCTGTTACAACTTTGTCAAGATTATCCTTATAGTAAACGGAAATGAGAGCGCTTCGGATTTTCTTAGGTTCCACGATTATGCTATTTTTTCGCAAAGATAATGTTCTGAACAATTCTAAACGAAATCAGACGAGCTTTTTTCATAATTTTTACCATGTAATTCAAACTTTTATAAGGAAAACAAAACGATTCGAATTATCTAGAATTATGGAGCATACATCGTTAATTATTAAAAGTTTTACATTAAATTGGAGGAATAATTCACAACTCATTCTATATGCTGATCAAATCTATACTAAACAAGCAGTTAAACCTCATAAAAGAGAGCTTTCTTTTTGCGCTTTCGTCCGTTTCAGTAAATAAGTTACGAACTTTTCTATCTCTTTTCGGGATTACTATTGGAATTTTTGCCATAATTTCAGTTTACACCGTTATAGATGCCTTGGAGTCAAATGTCAAAAATTCGATAGCATCTCTAGGCGAAAATACGCTCTACATAGATAAGTGGGAATGGATTGGAGGTATGGATTACCCTTGGTGGGAATACATGAAAAGACCTTTACCTAAACTAGAGGAGGCTAAAAAACTCGAGGAAATGTCTCAAACTGCCGAGGCGGTTGCCTACTCGGCCAGCCTAACATTCACTGTCAAAAGAGGATCAAAATCAACGAATAAGGCTAGAATTACTGGAGTAACATTCCCGTACAATAAAGTTAGAGCCTTCGACATCCAAGAGGGTAGATATTTTACCGAACTAGAGACCCGAAATGGGAATGGCTCAGCAATAATAGGAACCAACATAGCAAAAGAACTCTTTGACATCGGTTCTCCGATTGGAGAAACCATAAAGATAGGCTCGTTAAAAGCCACTGTTGTCGGGCTTTTTAAGCGAGAAGGCAAAATGCCAATGAACGACTCTTCGATTGATGACGAGATCATCGTACCAGCATCGTTTGCCCAAAAATTAGTCAACTTTAAAACCTACGAAGGCGGACTCAACATAATCATAAAGGGAAAACCAGACGTTAAACTTACAGAACTAAAAGACGAAGTTAGAATGCTGCTCCGGAAGATTCGCAAAACCCCACCGTCCAAGAAAGATGACTTTGCCATAAACGAAATGGCTTCGATAACTCAATCAACGGAGGGAATATTCACCACTATAAACCTTGCGGGGATGGTTATTGGAGGACTTTCTATAATTGTAGGAGGATTTGGCATTGCCAATATCATGTTTGTTTCGGTTCGCGAACGCACCAACATTATAGGTATACAAAAAGCCCTAGGCGCGAAAAAAGCATTTATTCTCCTCCAGTTTGTTTATGAATCGGTATTGCTTGCTGTAATTGGAGGAGCCATTGGATTACTAATTGTGTTCTCTGGCACATTTTTCTTCAACAATGCATTTCCCGATTTCCCGATAAAACTCACTTTATTCAACATCATAAGAGGACTGCTGATTTCTGGAGTTATAGGATTCTTTTCTGGGCTACTCCCTGCCATCAGAGCGGCAAATCTAGACCCCGTAGTTGCAATCAATACAAAATAAGAACAAAGGCTCTAACGTTAGAGCCTTTGTTCTTAGTCTATTCTTTTACCATCAATCAACCTTGAGCCAAATATTTACCAACGTGATTGGTTAGTTCGACAAATTGAGCAACCGAAAGTTGTTCGGGACGCTCGCTGTACAATGGATGTTCAGGGCTTCCACTTGCCACAAATGGTTTTACCGTATTTCGAATTGTTTTACGGCGATGGTTGAAGGTTGCCTTAACAACCTGTTTAAACAACTTCTCATCACAGCCTAACTTGACCACCGAATTTCGAGTAAGGCGTATTACCGCGCTTTTAACCTTGGGAGGAGGGTTAAACACATGTTCGTGCACCGTAAAAAGATACTCGATATCGTAGTATGCTTGAAGAAGAACGCTGAGAATTCCATATGTTTTTGTACCAGGAGGTTCAGCCAAGCGTTCAGCAACTTCCTTTTGCAACATGCACACCACCTCATCAACCTGATCTTTATGATCCAGTATCTTAAAGAAGATCTGAGAAGAAATGTTGTAAGGGAAATTTCCTATAACTCCAAACTTTTCAGCAAAAAGTTCCCCAATCTTCATCTTAAGGAAATCCCCAAAGATTAAATGCTCTTTCGCAAACTCGGGATGTTTTGCAGTCAAATACTCCACCGATTCTCCATCAACCTCTGCCGCAAAAAGTTCTATATCATCCCGCTTAATAAGGATATCAGTTAACACCCCCATTCCTGGCCCTATTTCTAGAACCTTTCTATACGATGCAACCTTCAATCCATTAACAATCGCTTGTGCAATCCCCAAGTCTGTAAGAAAATGCTGACCTAGGTTCTTTTTTGGACGCACATAGTTCATCTGAATTCTTTTACTTAATTTAGGCACAAATTACGGCAATTAAAGAACAAGTAGCACACATGCTCGATAGATTTATAAAAAAAAAGCAGCTTATAGGGACTATTCTTAAAATTGGCATTGCAGCGTTGTGCATCTACCTTTTGGTAACAAAAATCAGCGCAGCAAACGTAGCAAACGCCCTTATCCAAATACAATACAGTAACCCTCTTGCATTAAGCCTTTTATTTATAGCTATCATCTTACTTTTAGGCGTAAACCTCTCGCTCGAAACATACAAATGGCACTTGTTTGTTGCCCCTTTTGGAGTTTCGTACTTTAGTGCGTTTAAGCAAGTTCTTGGGGGTATTGCAGGAGGTATTGTTTCCCCAAATCGAATTGGAGACCCTATCATAAGAAGCTTTTTACTCCCAAAAAAATTTCGCGTACGAGGTTTACTTCCAGCGACATTCTGCACCTTTTCTCAACTTCTTGCCACCGCAATCTTCGGTTCTATTGCGCTTATTAATATGAGCTGGAAATCTCTTCCAGGGGTTCCCAAACTGGTCATCACCCAACTAATCCTTGTTTTCTTGGTGGTTGTTCTGATTTGGATTGCCATGCGCTTTTTTGAAAATCGCATTGGGAAGATTCGATTTTCAAAAGCATTGCTTTCGGTTATCATATCACTGATGCGCTATTTCGTATTCTGCACGGAACTGTGGTTGATATTTTTAGTTTTCTCGCGAGAGGTGAGATTTGAGTCAATGTTTTTTGCCATAGCCCTAACCTTTCTTGCCAACTCCATAATACCTTCGTTTTCATTCACCGAATTAGGAGTTAGAGCTGCAGGTGCATCCGTTTTTTTCCCCATGTTTGGTATTGATGCCAGCATTGCCGCAATGGCCACAGTTCTACTTTGGGTGGTAAACATAGCCATACCTTCTTTACCCGGCATAATGTTGCTCTCTGCACATGGGGTATCGCTAAACGATTTGCGAATTTTTAAAAAAGAAGCTGTTGAGAAAGTAATGCCCAAAGGCGAAGATGATAATTTTTAGCTACTCCATTTCGTTAAAGCCCTTACCTACAATAACGTTAATTCCTTTAGAAATAACCGATATATCAAAAGGAGAATACCCGACGCTTTCGCCATCTACCTCTATTGGAATTTGGGGTAATGAGTGAATTGATATATCGCTTCCCCTATGTGCCGATATCCGCGAATGCTTATGAATATGTCCATTGTAAAGTATGGGCATGTTCCATAAAACATTTAGCCCTCCAATTTTACGAATAACAGTAATATCAAGCAAGCCGTCGTTAGCAATCGCATTAGGCAGCTGTATCATTCCACCCCCATTATACTTACCAACTCCCAACGTTATACTATAAATATCATCAGATATAGAGTTGTCGTCGATACGCATCGCAACTTTTGTAGCCTTATAGGCAAGCACCGACTTTATCATACTTATGACATACAGCCACTTACTCTTTTTACCAGCATCCTTTAATCGGTTAAAGCCAATGGCGACATAGCCGTCAAACCCTATACCAACAGCATTTGCAAAGTAACGTTCGTGATGCACCTTTGACTCATAAAACTTCACAAGACCAACATCCTGAAGAAACGAACGACCGTACTTAATGGCATCAATGGCATCTGCATATGTCCGAGGAATGCCGTACATTCTTATCCAGTCATTCCCGATACCAAGCGGCATCATAGCAAGCAGCACATCCGTAGTTGCCACCTCCTTCTGAATAAATATGCCATTAACAATTTCGTTAAGCGTACCATCGCCGCCCA
It contains:
- the purH gene encoding bifunctional phosphoribosylaminoimidazolecarboxamide formyltransferase/IMP cyclohydrolase; its protein translation is MVEPKKIRSALISVYYKDNLDKVVTELSKLGVKIYSTGGTLSFITELGVEAQSVESLTTYPSILGGRVKTLHPKVFGGILARRDNPTDVEQLAEYQIPEVDLVIVDLYPFEETVASGAPDQDIIEKIDIGGISLIRAAAKNHKDVVIVASRNQYEELHEILVNGGETTYEQRRKFAAMAFNVSSHYDTAIFSYFNGEFGLPVFTQTLEQGKPLRYGENPHQKAAFFGSFADMFEQLNGKEVSYNNMLDIDAAIGLINEFSEPTFAILKHNNACGLATRDSVEKAYVDALACDPVSAYGGVLIANRGISLACADEINKLFFEVIIAPSFDSEAINLLKSKKNRIILVAKSFDLPKLQYRSLLNGAVAQQRDTAIEEKEDLKVVTRVAPSNKDIDDLIFANKIVKHSKSNAIVLAKDGQLLASGVGQTSRVDALKQAVEKAKTFGFSLEGAVLASDAFFPFADSVEIAHKEGIVSIIQPGGSVRDSDSIEYCDANGLAMVFTGVRHFKH
- a CDS encoding ABC transporter permease — translated: MLIKSILNKQLNLIKESFLFALSSVSVNKLRTFLSLFGITIGIFAIISVYTVIDALESNVKNSIASLGENTLYIDKWEWIGGMDYPWWEYMKRPLPKLEEAKKLEEMSQTAEAVAYSASLTFTVKRGSKSTNKARITGVTFPYNKVRAFDIQEGRYFTELETRNGNGSAIIGTNIAKELFDIGSPIGETIKIGSLKATVVGLFKREGKMPMNDSSIDDEIIVPASFAQKLVNFKTYEGGLNIIIKGKPDVKLTELKDEVRMLLRKIRKTPPSKKDDFAINEMASITQSTEGIFTTINLAGMVIGGLSIIVGGFGIANIMFVSVRERTNIIGIQKALGAKKAFILLQFVYESVLLAVIGGAIGLLIVFSGTFFFNNAFPDFPIKLTLFNIIRGLLISGVIGFFSGLLPAIRAANLDPVVAINTK
- the rsmA gene encoding 16S rRNA (adenine(1518)-N(6)/adenine(1519)-N(6))-dimethyltransferase RsmA, which produces MNYVRPKKNLGQHFLTDLGIAQAIVNGLKVASYRKVLEIGPGMGVLTDILIKRDDIELFAAEVDGESVEYLTAKHPEFAKEHLIFGDFLKMKIGELFAEKFGVIGNFPYNISSQIFFKILDHKDQVDEVVCMLQKEVAERLAEPPGTKTYGILSVLLQAYYDIEYLFTVHEHVFNPPPKVKSAVIRLTRNSVVKLGCDEKLFKQVVKATFNHRRKTIRNTVKPFVASGSPEHPLYSERPEQLSVAQFVELTNHVGKYLAQG
- a CDS encoding lysylphosphatidylglycerol synthase transmembrane domain-containing protein, producing MLDRFIKKKQLIGTILKIGIAALCIYLLVTKISAANVANALIQIQYSNPLALSLLFIAIILLLGVNLSLETYKWHLFVAPFGVSYFSAFKQVLGGIAGGIVSPNRIGDPIIRSFLLPKKFRVRGLLPATFCTFSQLLATAIFGSIALINMSWKSLPGVPKLVITQLILVFLVVVLIWIAMRFFENRIGKIRFSKALLSVIISLMRYFVFCTELWLIFLVFSREVRFESMFFAIALTFLANSIIPSFSFTELGVRAAGASVFFPMFGIDASIAAMATVLLWVVNIAIPSLPGIMLLSAHGVSLNDLRIFKKEAVEKVMPKGEDDNF
- a CDS encoding diacylglycerol/lipid kinase family protein, whose translation is MADGKWFAIVNPKAGKGRAVVDWPRISWMLTDAGVEFDHVFTQKKYHAVELTVRAIRNGYRKIISVGGDGTLNEIVNGIFIQKEVATTDVLLAMMPLGIGNDWIRMYGIPRTYADAIDAIKYGRSFLQDVGLVKFYESKVHHERYFANAVGIGFDGYVAIGFNRLKDAGKKSKWLYVISMIKSVLAYKATKVAMRIDDNSISDDIYSITLGVGKYNGGGMIQLPNAIANDGLLDITVIRKIGGLNVLWNMPILYNGHIHKHSRISAHRGSDISIHSLPQIPIEVDGESVGYSPFDISVISKGINVIVGKGFNEME